A genomic window from Lasioglossum baleicum chromosome 7, iyLasBale1, whole genome shotgun sequence includes:
- the LOC143210173 gene encoding putative Rho GTPase-activating protein CG5521 isoform X3 yields MFSKKLHVDVKKSTLKIQDVKKDSATRFKHLKIVLENVDTDEAKGFFEGNFSHVYFILYDCFVSAEANLRQRELSFHIVHKAHREELEQVLQLLEKVLTLLPELLNRRWQCHSLARILQKLLHPGNSWKLRRQAIRYFILWYQALGENAPEHIHQMFASLVPGFPPQQPSPYKSERKVDGKNKHAKVIGSDDKDKKEFYDTQLSQSTFHDNGSNQSPITPVDSGPILPPQSGEKPLDNETVRFLEALLEFMVTQVVKIEWRDKSSRQHKTFQFLLERFKATYLRHICPEFDDNFSLYKPNLELPTMRKPTNQSQDNYVLCKVALIKWVASFTHVARKDGLFAHLSHSTTPNEENAESELRRVSVTQNSADSTLLSPESSISQQENQNQEDNTVSAVTLVREVLYGNRDNVNFVHELYRQAFLLDFNHAGAIRKAIAVYKDWIQMNILELCYKELPPFMLEPLDTHKDRDMEDNFKKDGNDIDRSPSESYRQTRLRNDSYLGAIHRENLFIRAGLQNVLQIFITQASNVFFLENYGPNASLTLLEEQTDSCKRVLNVYRYVVMHSRLEPGTWEQLLRVLLQITSLVLNEKSSRRKVQDSIGGKLAPAIFQTLIVTWIKANLNVVISIQLWDQFLEVLTSLTQWEELIREWAKTLDTLTRVLARHVYNLDLNDLPLDRLSEQKTKKRRGVGSRAASTGSVQPPRKGSVDQESHTVSKENVIDHPMRDLRKVRPLPRSASDNTIYNAKARTKLHRNRTHTVHSGIPVLPLSIEQDMARLLSGSSTSSSGYTRKMLPNRRAKSLDSLVIVDSEPPSPRCPSPTPSSGVDSNKDSPIQIENIDGSSIDTNDASERRSVMAGGGVRGWLPDVAVVLWRRMLSALGDVNNIQDPILHGQVMDYLVQLTQTLVKIRLNQGVSGDNQATPPAPELIPPLTVIAPWCFKAIQLPDQYEVGKLAAYRLVCLLTIQPQDISLPKQHLTLFYRAVHNGIVSNDSKVLHVLVKYTGPRLFSLNLPGSSLLILDYIHAANVILSSQDIGAPRTEAVSIIGSLLSLPATTIKLPVLQPTATDIVTMTCPDAKEHIITILLRSCRREPTGIARCVALSSIAMFVYRELCHKNQHPRIPESVTVLLLALRRIQGAERRRAGFCFPLMDQASHATVAQVACDSLLLLCDKADILLELYPNVPSKIIQILSETLGYMSTRDRRGQLIISMLFCLGEWAMHLGPSVLLRVFQGKPLLMTLFNVLNNIVQDKGGKSLSQSSRNHEDEDDDFDPDITLDNLADETSIKSPRRGSIQSVQLAAKMVMMHLINHLGHFPMGIGAARLSSLVVELDDVPGIDGDELSSAIFHAPNMQLLMLSNSVIMSLVELAALDAPGGGVTAGLTTAPSLVRVLLRDLAGKASWDSSILYSQPSIDDDIPIAFTKHVEWKTKPHNEDLSSVITSQTCTPRHTVRHREPHVLPTFANGASDMDNLDDLLQYIGHTSPEVLTNPEIALNEPANPPQGYYLESETIATILSQRNAEQEHINNWSQHISMCASAISPPSCRPPPAPFHHCRLLFSHLGLSGWEQRRKLHLLSKNEKLLRELRNLDSQRSRETHKIAVIYVSQGQEDKNSILSNVTASKEYESFIARLAWEVELESHTGFLGGLVPGKASGVTAPYFATSFTEILFHVATRMPSDSPESLLQKTRHLGNDEIHIVWSEHWRDYRRDIIPTEFCDVLIVIYPLHNNLYRIQISRKPEIPFFGPLFDECIVEDKVLPGLVRTTALAASRAKRSTLTLYQHYYEERARSIDTVMRNHKEATTFEEFTANVYSPVQPPSPFSGASSVSGSTTSVQSTASSNLAAALIDSHQGRSGLRSSSAASSDNRANRVSDGSRVWFSNDTPDSTALHGISPRPVKKMSFKTGQKQRASTQPTPPDSPRYK; encoded by the exons ATGTTCAGCAAAAAACTACATGTAGACGTCAAAAAGTCAACACTGAAAATTCAGGATGTTAAAAAAGATAGCGCGACTCGGTTCAAGCATCTCAAGATCGTATTAG AAAATGTGGACACCGACGAAGCGAAAGGATTTTTCGAAGGCAACTTCAGCCATGTCTATTTCATTCTTTACGATTGTTTTGTCTCGGCTGAAGCGAACTTGCGGCAGAGAG AACTTTCCTTCCATATTG TCCATAAAGCACATAGGGAGGAATTGGAGCAGGTATTGCAGCTCTTAGAGAAAGTTCTGACGCTTCTCCCTGAGCTTCTTAATAGGAGATGGCAGTGTCACAGTTTGGCAAGGATTTTGCAAAAGCTTTTACACCCTGGTAATAGTTGGAAACTTCGTAGACAAGCTATAAG GTATTTCATTTTGTGGTACCAAGCACTCGGCGAAAATGCACCTGAACATATACATCAAATGTTTGCAAGCCTGGTACCAGGGTTTCCACCCCAACAACCATCCCCCTACAAGTCTGAACGTAAGGTGGATGGAAAAAATAAACATGCAAAAGTAATTGGTTCCGATGATAAAGATAAGAAGGAATTCTATGATACACAATTGTCGCAAAGTACTTTCCATGACAATGGTTCGAATCAGAGTCCGATCACTCCGGTTGACAGCGGACCGATTTTACCGCCACAAAGTGGGGAAAAGCCTCTTGACAATGAGACTGTTCGATTTTTAGAAGCATTACTTGAATTTATGGTTACTCAG GTTGTAAAAATAGAATGGCGAGATAAATCTTCAAGACAGCACAAGACCTTCCAGTTTTTATTAGAACGTTTTAAAGCTACGTACCTTCGTCACATTTGTCCCGAGTTCGACGATAATTTCTCCTTGTACAAACCTAATTTAGAATTGCCTACGATGCGCAAACCAACGAATCAAAGTCAGGATAATTATGTATTGTGTAAAGTTGCATTGATCAAGTGGGTCGCTAGTTTTACGCATGTTGCTAGAAAAGATGGTCTCTTCGCACATCTTTCTCATAG CACAACTCCAAACGAAGAAAACGCGGAGTCGGAACTCCGTCGCGTCTCGGTCACACAAAATTCAGCCGATTCGACTCTTCTGTCTCCTGAATCGAGTATATCTCAACAGGAGAATCAAAATCAAGAAGATAATACTGTCTCGGCTGTTACTCTTGTCAGAGAAGTTCTCTACGGTAACAGAGACAACGTGAATTTTGTACATGAGTTATATAGACAAGCATTTCTTTTGGACTTCAATCATGCCGGTGCTATCAGAAAGGCTATAGCTGTTTATAAAGATTGGATTCAGATGAAT ATTCTTGAATTGTGTTACAAGGAGCTACCTCCATTCATGCTAGAACCATTGGATACACATAAGGACAGAGATATGGAAGACAACTTCAAAAAAGATGGAAACGACATCGATAGAAGTCCATCTGAATCTTATCGTCAAACACGATTGAGAAATGATTCGTATCTCGGTGCTATACATAgagaaaatttgtttattaGAGCGGGATTGCAGAATGTTCTACAAATATTCATCACACAGgcttcaaatgtatttttcttaGAAAATTATGGACCGAACGCGTCTCTGACGTTACTCGAGGAGCAAACGGATAGCTGTAAAAGAGTGTTAAATGTGTATCGTTACGTCGTTATGCATTCTAGATTAGAACCAGGCACTTGGGAACAACTGCTTAG GGTATTGCTACAAATCACGTCGCTCGTTCTGAACGAGAAATCGTCTCGACGAAAGGTTCAAGACAGTATTGGTGGCAAACTTGCACCTGCCATATTTCAAACCTTAATCGTCACGTGGATCAAAGCCAATTTAAACGTTGTTATTTCTATCCAGTTATGGGATCAGTTTCTGGAGGTGTTGACATCGTTGACCCAATGGGAGGAATTAATTCGAGAATGGGCC AAAACACTGGATACTTTGACAAGGGTACTTGCTAGGCACGTGTACAATCTGGATCTGAACGATCTACCGTTGGATAGACTAAGTGAACAAAAGACTAAAAAGCGTCGCGGCGTCGGAAGTCGTGCTGCGTCTACCGGAAGTGTGCAACCGCCGCGCAAAGGAAGCGTTGATCAAGAAAGTCATACAGTCTCGAAAGAAAACGTTATTG ATCATCCGATGCGAGATTTGAGGAAGGTTCGACCTCTTCCACGTAGTGCAAGCGATAACACGATATACAATGCAAAAGCTCGTACGAAGCTCCACAGAAACCGTACGCACACTGTGCACAGTGGTATTCCtg TACTCCCCCTATCAATAGAGCAAGACATGGCTCGGTTGCTATCAGGCAGTTCTACATCATCGTCGGGATACACGAGGAAAATGTTGCCCAATAGACGTGCTAAATCCTTGGATAGCCTTGTCATTGTTGATAGCGAACCACCATCGCCGCGTTGCCCATCCCCAACGCCCAGCAGCGGGGTTGACAGCAACAAAGACAGCCCAATTCAAATCGAAAACATTGATGGCAGTAGCATCG ACACTAATGACGCATCGGAAAGGAGATCTGTTATGGCAGGTGGTGGAGTTCGGGGATGGCTGCCCGATGTGGCAGTGGTTCTGTGGAGACGTATGTTGTCAGCATTAGGGGATGTAAATAATATTCAAGATCCCATTCTTCATGGTCAAGTAATGGATTACCTTGTACAGCTAACACAGACACTCGTTAAA ATTCGTTTAAACCAAGGCGTGTCTGGAGATAATCAAGCGACCCCTCCAGCCCCAGAACTCATACCACCGTTAACAGTGATTGCTCCTTGGTGTTTCAAG GCGATACAGCTACCTGACCAGTACGAAGTTGGCAAACTAGCAGCATATCGTTTGGTCTGTCTCTTAACGATCCAGCCGCAGGATATCAGTTTACCGAAACAACACTTGACTCTGTTTTATCGTGCAGTTCACAACGGTATCGTCAGCAACGATAGTAAAGTGTTGCACGTGCTTGTTAAATATACGGGGCCGAGATTATTCAGTTTGAATCTTCCCGGTTCCAGTCTGTTGATTTTGGACTACATTCACGCTGCTAATGTGATATTAAGCAGTCAGGACATTGGG GCACCGAGAACAGAAGCTGTCTCAATAATTGGATCTTTATTGTCATTGCCTGCCACTACAATTAAATTACCTGTTCTGCAACCGACTGCAACAGACATTGTAACCATGACGTGTCCGGACGCAAAA gaacatataatcacgatactcCTACGAAGCTGTAGACGTGAACCGACTGGTATCGCAAGATGCGTAGCGCTCTCAAGTATCGCAATGTTCGTTTACAGAGAACTATGCCACAAAAATCAACACCCGAGAATCCCAGAATCCGTTACGGTTCTTCTTTTAGCGCTGCGG CGGATACAAGGGGCAGAGCGTCGCAGAGCTGGTTTCTGTTTCCCCTTGATGGATCAG gCAAGTCACGCTACTGTTGCTCAAGTGGCGTGTGATTCTCTTCTGCTATTATGTGATAAAGCTGACATCCTCTTGGAATTATATCCGAATGTGCCATCGAAAATAATTCAG ATATTGTCAGAAACGCTTGGATATATGAGTACACGAGACAGACGCGGTCAATTGATAATATCGATGTTGTTCTGTTTGGGTGAATGGGCTATGCATCTAGGTCCAAGCGTCTTATTACGCGTGTTTCAGGGAAAACCACTGTTAATGACGTTATTCAAT GTTTTGAATAATATAGTACAAGACAAAGGTGGTAAAAGTTTATCGCAGTCGAGCAGAAATCACGAAGACGAAGATGATGATTTCGATCCTGACATTACTTTGGACAATCTGGCTGACGAAACTTCCATTAAATCACCTCGTCGAGGCAGCATTCAGTCTGTTCAGCTGGCAGCGAAAATG GTAATGATGCATTTAATAAATCATTTGGGACACTTCCCGATGGGCATTGGAGCAGCTCGATTGTCTTCGCTGGTCGTTGAATTGGATGATGTGCCAGGAATCGACGGTGACGAGTTGTCATCCGCTATCTTTCATGCGCCAAACATGCAGTTATTAATGTTATCAAATTCCGTGATAATGTCACTGGTTGAATTGGCAGCTTTGGATGCACCTGGCGGTGGTGTCACAGCCGGTTTAACAACAGCACCATCGTTGGTCCGAGTCTTGTTGAGAGATTTAGCAGGAAAAGCTTCGTGGGACAGTTCTATCTTATACAGTCAACCATCTATTGACGATGATATTCCGATAGCATTTACAAAGCATG ttgAATGGAAAACAAAGCCGCACAACGAGGATTTGAGCAGCGTTATAACGTCTCAAACGTGTACTCCTCGACATACTGTACGACACCGTGAACCTCATGTATTGCCAACGTTCGCGAATGGTGCGAGCGATATGGATAACTTAGATGAT CTCTTACAGTACATAGGACACACAAGTCCAGAAGTATTAACTAACCCAGAAATAGCACTTAACGAACCAGCAAATCCTCCCCAAGGTTACTACCTCGAAAGCGAAACTATTGCAACCATTCTCAGTCAAAGGAATGCGGAACAGGAGCATATCAACAATTGGAGTCAGCATATTAG cATGTGTGCCTCAGCAATAAGTCCGCCTTCCTGTCGTCCACCTCCAGCACCGTTTCATCACTGCCGCCTTCTCTTTTCGCATTTGGGTCTATCCGGTTGGGAACAACGTAGGAAGTTGCATTTACTCTCGAAAAACGAGAAGCTGTTACGAGAACTGCGAAATCTCGATAGTCAACGGTCCAGGGAAACGCATAAGATAGCAGTGATCTATGTCAGTCAAGGACAGGAGGATAAGAACTCTATATTGAGCAACGTCACTGCTAGCAAAGAATATGAGAGCTTTATCGCAAGATTGGCCTGGGAAGTCGAGCTTGAGTCTCATACGGGTTTTCTCGGTGGTCTTGTGCCTGGAAAAGCGTCCGGTGTCACAGCACCGTATTTCGCTACATCCTTTACGGAAATTCTTTTTCACGTAGCAACAAGGATGCCTTCGGACAGTCCTGAAAGTTTATTACAGAAG ACCCGTCACCTTGGTAACGATGAAATTCACATAGTTTGGTCCGAGCACTGGAGAGACTATCGTAGGGATATCATACCAACTGAATTTTGTGATGTTTTAATAGTAATCTATCCGTTGCACAATAACTTGTACAGAATACAGATCTCTCGAAAACCTGAAATTCCATTTTTCGGGCCACTGTTTGACGAATGTATTGTGGAGGACAAAGTTCTGCCCGGATTAGTCAGGACAACGGCTCTGGCAGCGAGTAGAGCGAAACGATCTACGCTCACGTTGTATCAGCATTA TTACGAGGAGAGAGCGAGGTCCATCGACACCGTCATGAGAAATCATAAAGAAGCTACAACGTTCGAGGAGTTCACAGCCAACGTGTACTCTCCTGTACAACCACCGAGTCCGTTCAGTGGGGCATCCTCAGTATCTG GATCTACAACAAGCGTGCAATCCACAGCATCGTCAAACCTCGCAGCAGCGCTTATAGATTCGCATCAGGGTCGATCCGGACTGAGAAGTTCATCGGCGGCGAGCAGTGATAACCGCGCGAATAGAG TGTCCGATGGAAGCAGAGTATGGTTCAGCAACGACACTCCGGATAGTACTGCGCTTCATGGAATTTCACCTAGACCTGTAAAAAAGATGTCGTTCAAGACTGGACAGAAGCAGAGGGCAAGCACTCAACCAACGCCCCCCGATAGTCCGAGATATAAATAA